One genomic region from Anabaena sp. PCC 7108 encodes:
- the groES gene encoding co-chaperone GroES, with product MAAVSLSVSTVQPLGDRVFVKVTAAEEKTAGGLYLPDTAKEKPQVGEVVALGPGKRNDDGNRQEMEIKIGDKVLYSKYAGTDIKLGTEEYVLLSEKDILAVVI from the coding sequence ATGGCAGCTGTATCTCTAAGCGTTTCTACAGTTCAACCTTTGGGCGATCGCGTTTTCGTGAAAGTGACCGCCGCTGAAGAAAAGACCGCAGGTGGTCTGTATTTGCCAGACACCGCTAAGGAAAAGCCCCAGGTAGGGGAAGTAGTAGCCCTTGGTCCTGGCAAGCGTAATGACGACGGCAACCGTCAGGAAATGGAAATTAAAATCGGCGATAAGGTGCTTTACTCCAAGTATGCAGGCACTGACATCAAGCTCGGCACTGAAGAATATGTACTGCTTTCTGAGAAGGATATTCTAGCAGTCGTGATCTAA